The Parvibaculum sp. DNA segment AACTAGAGAGGCTGCGTAGCGCACTTAACACCCGCGACCTACTCGCCAATCCCGCCGCGCTTTTAGCTGCCGCGAACGAAATTGATTGCGGCCGCAATTGCGAAAGAGGTTGGAACGGAATCAATACCAATGCTTCTGGCTGTCGCAAGAGCGAGTACGGCGATTATTGTGCCAACGATGTTGCCGAAACACTGCGGGCCATTGCGGCGATTACACAATGACGAACGCACCAGATACAGTGGTCACGGGTGCCAGCCGGGCAAGCATGGCTACATCGGTCCACGTCTATCCTTGATAGAAGCGAGAACCTATGCTCCTTGTCCTACGCTATATTTCAGATTCTTTGACTACTACCCTACAAGACACTCCGCTCTCTGCTCCGCTGTATCCGCGGTAATTAGCGGCGAGCGGGTAGTCGCAATTGACGACCGGGAATGCCTGCGGATGAATTGATGGCGTTGGTGACGACAGGGGCAGGTTTTGCGGTCCTGACAGCGGGCTGTCTGTTGATGCAGCGCGTGGACCTTCTGGGGCGGATTGTCACCATTGCCGGCGCAACGCTGATGCTCATCGGAATGCTGTGGCAGAGCATCGCTATGCTGCTCTAGACAATCGTCCAAATCATGTTGCCCCCAATGCCAGCGTACGGATATCTCTGCCAGCAACCGCTCGTAGCTCCGTGGGTCGTTCGCACCCAATCTCCGGTTGCGAAACGAGTATGATTTCCCCGACGCTCCACCACGAGTAAAAATTCATCTTCAAACGGACGGGCCGAGACGAATAGACCGCTTCGCGCCAGAAGCGGACATCACCCCGCGTACCAAACTCCATCCTCTCTGATCGTGACAGTCGTGTGCGGATGTGCAGCGGAGATAGGCCAGCAGTCCGAGGGAATGTGTCTACGCTTGCTCTAACAAGCTTTTCAGATTTCGCATGATAGCGACGGACATATCTGCTGGCGGCATTGCGTGTAGACGCGCGAGGGCTTCCACCGCGATCCAGACATCACTCGGTCTGGTGGGCCGGGCACCGGTCTGTGTAAATGGACCGTCTGTTTCCGTCAAAACGCGGTCCAACGGTAGTGTCTTGGTAATCGCGGCGCGCTTCTCGTTGATGAGCATCTCCGCGTTCACTGAAAAATGGCAGCCAAGATCGACCGCTCTCTTGGCTTCTGCTGCGGTGCCGGTGAACCAGTGAAGTACCACGCGACCGCGTGTAGGCGGCATGTATTGCTCGATCATATCGAGCACGGCCTTGGTCGCTCGGACGCTATGCGTCGTGACGATCTTGTTCCCCGCTGCGGCGCAGAGTGTCAGCACGCGAGCGAAAATCTCCTTTTGCGTATCGAGCGACCTGTAGAACCGCGGACCGGCGTCCAGCCCGACCTCGCCCACATAGCGGGTTCGCGGCAGCAATTCCTCCCATAGCCCGATCTCATGAGCGCGTTCTGCAACCAGTTGAGGATGCAGGCCAAGAGCCGCCCGAACATGGCGGGTGGCAGACGCCAGTTCGTGGTTCCGCGGCCAAGCCTTGGGCGTGGTGGTTACGGCGAGGGTGAACACGCCATCGCGCTCGCAACGCTCCACCGCGGCTGCGTGGTCGGGGTAGAGATCGAGGTGGCAATGAAAATCGACGAGACCCGATCGCATGGGGCCTCTTATGACGGTGCGGCGCGAACGCCGGTCAGCAAGCCTCCCACCTCCTCCAACCCGCGCCGGTAGACATCGGCTAGGGCATCGTGCCGAGAGGGATCATCGTAGAGCGGCCCTGGCTTGTGGATGAGAGCCTTGGCGAGTTCGGGGCGTTTCGACAAGCGTGCAATGGCGATCTGGAAGGATCTAACTTGCTGACCTTCGGCCTGCCTAGTGTCCAATGTCGCAGCCTTGAGGTCGGGCACGCTATAAACTGTCGAATCCTGCCCTTGTAACGAGGCGCGACGAATGAGACAGGGCAAGCAATAACCGCAGTGTCCCTGCGGCTTCTTCGTCCAGCGCCCCTTCGTTGGTGACGAACATGATAGCGACAGCGGGGCAAGCTGCTTCAACAGCGCAGGATTGGCGCATTGGGCGACCATCTCCCCCTTGGTCTTGTCCCAATAGGGATTCTCAACCTCCCCTCCGACACCGAGCGCACGGAGCAAATCGTTCCACCGGGCCATGTAGAAAGGATGCGTCGTCCGGGTACTGAGTGCGCCGAGCCGGAGTCGATCAAGCGGTACGTTGAGCGCGATCAGACCGTTCTCGGGCACTTTCAGCACGAAATCGCGACCTAGCGCGGTACCGGCGGCGATACCGAGCGAGAAGAACAAGAATGATCGGCCTCGCGTAGTGTCCTCCGATCCGACACCCTCGACCAGTCCGGTATCGAAAGTCATCCATACCCTTAGCCGATCGAAAGCGGACGTCTTGTAAGCGGCTTTCAAACCTTCGAAGCACCGCTCCTGCGACTTGCTCACCAGTCCTTCGCCCGCGTGGCTGACCAGGAGCGGTGTCTCGCCGGCGCTCAAGCTGTCAATCGCGCCGATCAGACTGTCCAAGCCACCGGAGAACAGGCTCACGCCATCGAACGGGGCGGGAATAAGGTCGGGCGCAGCAGAAGGAATCAGCTTCGCATAGCCCTTGGCCCGTTTGCGGAATCCGACATCCCATCTGTCGCCGGTCAGGAAGTTCAAAGCGCGGACCAAGATGGGCGCGGCGGCCGTCCATCGCGCCGGATCGCTCACGGGGACGACCAAGCGAAGCTCGCGCGTCCAGGCATCCTGCGATTCAGTCGAGCGGGAGAGGCGGGTGTCTGCAGCATGAACGTGAGCAGCGACGACGAGAAAGTCCGCGCCTATCTCGCTCGGGGTCAGATGTAACGCCTTGAGATCGGCCAAGGCGCGGCCGATCCCGTGATCGAGACGGTTGTTCGCTACCAATTGCAAGGTCGATGCGATCTCGTCGCGCGCTTTGGGCACACGAGTCTTATCATCCGGGCCGAAACGGCCAATGATAACATGGCGTCTCATTTCGCTGCCTCTTTATCACCCATCGTCTCCAATACCTCGAAGGCGGACTGATAGACGCCAGTCACGAAGCCCATCACTGCGTCAGGAGTCAACGACTGGATATTGACACCCGCAGCGTTGATAGCATCACTAACACCGCGCTGGATGAAGTCACGGAGTTGTGCCTGAACCCTCTCGGCCGTGCGCGGATCGGCGGGTAAGATCACGACCTTGGTACCGATGTCGTTGCAGATGCGAGCCTCGATCGCGTGTGTCGCATATAGTTCGAAGACGGTCTGGATCTGGCCCGGTGTCAGCGCGTCGATGTCGGTAATACCGGCGTCGGCGAGGTCGGCGATTGTCTCGACAAAGGCGTCTCGGGCGATCCCCTCGTCGATTGACCCGCCTTCGGGGCAGATGTAGTCGGCGAGCCCCGCGAACACTTCCTCGATCGGTCGCCCCGCGAGGCTTTCGAGGTTGAGCGTTCGCAGCGCTTCGCGAACGCCATTGGCGCTCGCGTCGTTGAGGAATCGGACGAGCCCGGCGCCCGCTCCCCGCGAAGAGCCCATGCGCTGTGCGGCTTGGCGCGAGCCGCCTGCCGATTTGGACACATATTGCGAGACAGCGCGGCCGAGGCTTCTGCGATCGCTACCGCCCGAGCTTACGAAGCGCGTGAAATTAGTTCGGGCCGATGTGAACCGATCCGACGCGCCTGCAGGCACGGTTGGCCGGGGTGCCGGTGCGGGAGGGGGTGCTGAAGGCGATCCGTCGGGTAATGAAGGTTGTGCCCCGTCACCATCACCCGCGCCGTTGTCGGCACCACCATCGCCGTCCCCTTGCAACCAGCTTGGAATGAGCGGTGTGCCGCCGCCCGCACCGCCATATGCGCTCGACGTGCCCATTAGCGTGCTCCCTTCCGCGTACGACGCGCAACGCCAGCCGTCGTCTTCAAGACGGAAGACCCGGATGTGGACCATCCTTGGAGCAGCTTATCGAATCGAGCCATGGCGTCGGAATCCTTGATAACGCCCTCCCAACCGGACGCCGGCCATGGCCCACACCGATCGGCTGGCAAGGCCTCAAGCAAATCCAGGAGATTAGCTTGCAGTGTCGGATGCGCGCGAACCAGCACTGCCAGCCCGTCCATTCCAGGGGGCGCGGTGTCGAAGGCGTCTCCACCCATGACGCGTCCTCTCAGTTCCTCGAAAACCTGGGCGGCCTCAGCTGGAACGAGTTGCCTGAGTTCGCCATCGAAAGCCTGAACGAGGAGTTTCGGCCCGAGCAATTTGTCTACCACAGCGGCGAGACGCCCCAGGACCGACGCCGCACCAAAATAATCCTTCCGATCCTTGGTAACGAACAGATATGGGCGCAGATCGACATTGGCCAGAGCCGGCGACAGCCGCGCCCATGCCCGTATCGCGTCGGCCGCCTTCCATTCAGTCAGGATGGCGCTGTCCTTGGAGTCCGGCACAGCGGTAGCCTTCGCATCGTCGGTGGACCTGATCTTCGGTCCGGTCCGTCTCGTTTTTGGGGTCGGCTTCTCTTCCGAAGCGACCGCTTCAAGAGCTGCCAGATCTTCGCAGCGACCGTCTGGATTGCGGGCGGCCGCGCTGGCGATCTGGTCGAACAATCTGGAGAGGAAGCGTTCGGCCAGCATGAGCTTGGCCAGGACGGGTAGCTTGACCTCATCTCCGAAACCGCGAGCAAGCGCAGTCTGGTGGCGCAGCAGCAGGGTGTTCAGGAAGCGCTTGATCTGTCGCGGATTGCCCTGAGTCCCGCTGGCCAGGATCGGACCGATCTGATCGCTCAAGGTGAGCGCGTTCTGGACCTGACCGGCTTTGTCGCCCAAGGCGGTCTTGACCGTCTGCGCATCGAGTCCGACCGTTTGCCAAGGGCGTTTGAGTAACTCACGAGCTACAGTAATAAGCGCCGAGTAAGCGGGATCGTCCTCGCCCAGCTCGGCGCCGACAAGCAACAGGGTGACGTAGATGCGGGTTTCTGTCTCGCCCAAAGCCGGGATGCGGAACGGAATCTGAATCAGCTTTTCGAGATAGTTGCGCGCATAGTCGCGGGGGCCGGTCGTGTCCGGCAGTTCCGGAAAATGCTTGCGCACCGAATATTCGATCATTGCCTCGTCGGCGGCGACGATGAAAGCGGTCCGCGCGGTGAACACGAATAGGCGGACGGCTTCAAGCGTCTCAATCGCCGTGTCCGGCAGGCAGCGATCGAGATCGTCGATGAGGACGATCAGTTGTTTTACGCCCGCTTGCTCGAGCAGATCGTCAAAAGCCTTCCGGAACGCCTCGATTTCTTCCGGCACATTTTTCGACTCCCCGGGCCTCAACAGTCCCTGCACACCGTCGATGGCCTTGTCGTAATTCTCCTTCGTGGCGAGTTTCGAGGGATCAGCGTAGATACCCTTCAAGGTGCCGACCACCGCGCCAACCTGATCGGCTGTGGGGATGCCGGTGAACGCGGTAAAAGCGAGACCGCCCCCGTGCCGCGCGATCTTGAGCCAGTCGATCCGCCGGAAGATGTCCTTCACGGCCATGCCAGCTTGGGTGAGCATCGGACGCTTTCCGACAAGCCCGGTGACGATGCCTTCGATCAACGCGATCTTGGCGTCTTCAAATCCTTGAAAACGCCACCCGTTGAATTTGATGCAGAGCACATCCTCATCAGAACTGAGACCGCTCTCGATCATTTCCAAGATGCTAGATTTTCCCGCACCCCAGTCACCATGAACCCCGATCGTCACGGCACGTTCGGGCTTTTCGCGCAACAGCTCGATGATGGTCTTGGCGATCGCCTCATTGTTGAGAAGATCGACCTTTGTTTCGTTGTCAGTGAGAATCATGTCGCCCACCGCTCCTCCCCACAACGCCCAGTCGCTGCAGAGTGAGGCCCCGCACAACACTGCCGGAATAATCGAAGGTTCGCCATATATGAATTGACAGCCGTCCATCCATCGGACCGAACCCGTCAGTGAAAGGCGTAGTTTGATCGCCGAACGAGCCCGCAGTCCGACCGTGCGCCATGAGCAGGCTTCAGCCGACCTCGACACTCTCTAGTCAATGACACCATTCGAACCGGCAATCTGCGGGGCGGTCCAGATAAGACGGGGCAATCGCCCAATTTTGCGGCGAGACCATTACAATTCACTGCACTATACTTGGAAAAGAAGGCACGGCGGAGGAATTGAGCATGGATCGCGACGAGATCGAAGGTATGGCCAACGCAATACAGAAACGACAGTCGGATATCCAAGCATCCGACACGCTGGAGAATGAGGCGCGGCTGGTGGCGCTCATGAGGTCCAAGGGCGCAATTGTGAAGCGTGGCAGGCAAAAAGGACCGCAGCGTTACACGGTCATCATGCCCAATGGGCGTGTTGGGCCTGTGACACTCTTCGAGATAGAAAGTATTTGGAGGAAGATTTCTGGCGAAAAGGCATAATGCTAAATTTGTATGCTCGCTTTAGTCAGAAGAGACCATTTGTCCGGGTTCGTCATTTGTACAGCCGCTTCTGACCCAAAACGGCCCTTCGCTGCGCCGCACCGCGACAAATCACTTAATCCTTAGTAATGAACCTCGCACGATCCAACAATTCGTCAAAAGTCAGGATTTCCAAGGCTCGGGTGTCGCGTCGAAAAAGCTCGAAAGTATCGCGCTTGACTGTTGCATCACGTAAATTATCCGGCTGGTCAAACTCCGCCCGATTTCCAATCACAAGGATCGTTTTGGTGTCGCGCGTTCTGGCCTCCAAGCGGCGCGTGCCCGACTTGTCGAAGTGGTCACCAGACTGGGCTGTGCTCAACCACTCCGCCTTTTGTTCAAGAACCTGTGAGACCGCATCCACGAAGTCTGAACTGAATCGCCACGTACCGGCGCGACCAGGCCTCCGAGATTGGAATATGGGTGTGTCCGGTCGCTTGATTTCGACAAGCACCGTGTAATCGGTAAAGGTCATTAGGTAATCCACAATCGGCTTGTTGCGGTTGTCCGTACCGGCTGCACCAACGACCATCTCCCGATTGAAGAGCCGCATTACTCGATAATCAAGCCCGTAACCGAAGACCCAGCTCTGCATCTCGAAAAAATCTTGCCAAGCCGCTTCGGCCCATTCGCCTTTTCCGATCTGGGCTTCGAACTCCTCTAGTGCCTGCCTGCGGCCCAAGAGCAGGTTAATCTCTTTTGGAGTTAGGTCTGCGTGGAGCGAGCGGAAAAGATGCTCGCGCTCGGCGCCGTCAAGTTTCTTGATCCTGTTGATTAGGGCCCTATCCGCGGCGTCAGTGATGATCTTAGGCCCGGCTGCAACGGAAATGTCTTCCACTTGAAACCGGTCTTCGTTCGAGAGGTCGATAAACTTTATTCGATTAAGAAATTCGAGGAGTTTCTCAAACTCGTCAGGTCGAAAAGTGAAGGCGTCTTTTTCATATCCTTGGTACCAATCGCCGGCGCGAGACTTGAATGTTTGCAGCGTCACCCGCTTGATCGCTGCGTCGTCTTGGCTGATAAGCGCCGTGACCTGCGTCTTGCGCTGGTCGCCAGAAAGCCGCAAGCAAAGTGCTCCCTCGACTTCGCCTAGAACCGCCCGCTCAGTGCCTTCGAATACGGTGTGGGCGAGACGCCGACGCTGCGGATTGATAGCTCCATGAGTAAACACTTTGCTGAGGTAGGTCTTGCCTTCCTTGCGGAGCTCAAAGAATTTTCTTTCTTCGTCGTCGCTCATGGGTTGCTTCCGGCGTCACCATTGCAATCGGCCTCCAAATGACCGTGCCATAGTATGCCATACATCTACTGGTCGATAACTGTCGACCAATGAACCAGAAGGTCTGCAACCCAATCCCGGGGCGACCTCGCTCACTTTTCAAGAGGTTGGCGCGCATGCGCCGACCCCGGGTTTCTTACTGAGAAATCGTGGCCCGGTAGACACAAGACTCGGCCCTTCGGGGCATGATGGCGTGGACGTGCACGCAGGTTTCCCCGGTACCCGGACTATTCCAAGAGGCCTAACCCATTCCTAGCCTAATTGCCGCTTTTGCCGCTTCTTCCACGGCTAGACCGCCTTAACGAACGGGTACTTCGTGGTAGAATTACACCTGAAAGGACGAATCCTAATGAAAGAGCAGATTCGCATTCGAGGAACCGCGGTTGCCCTGCTTCGGAAGAAGCACAGCCGGTTTTCCCGCCAGAAGATTTTGGCGCATGAGGTGGCGATCTCGGAGCGGACGCTGCGAAAAATTGAGAAAGGAAATAACCTCTGGGACAAGGACTTGGCAATACGCATCGCCATCACCTTGGGCCGCACCCTAGATGACATCGTGTTCTCCGCTGTCGGTCCCAAACTGATCCCCACGCCGCCTCTGATCCCACTGACGGCGCCAACCATCAGCCGACTGTGCGGTAAGCAGCTGTACCCTCGCTTCGACAAAGACAGTGCGACGTTGGTTGGCTCAGCAGATGCTCTTTTCGAGTCCGCACGCCGCGCGGAAGTGGTCAAGGTCGAAGTTCATATTGAACTGGACGCTGAACTGACGGGACATGCGGACGAATTGATCGCGTTGTCGCGCGAAGTGAGCCGTGAGACCCACCCCTGCTTCATGGAGCAGGAAGACCCACGAACAGCTGAGGTTCGGCAACGGATGCGGTGGCTGCTGGTCCAGCTCAAGGGCAATGATGTTCTGGCCTATGTGTGCGAACATACTAAGTATCTGCCAGAATCCGATGAGGTAGCGCCACGGGGGAAATGCCGCGACTTCCAATCGCAGGTCATCATCGCATTCGCGCCGCCCCAAGAGTGGAGCGAAACCTCCGTAGAGGTCGATGTCGACCATGGCCAGCCTTACATCATTGATTGGGATACCCCAATCCATCTCGAACAGTCCAACCCAGCCCAGCCAACAGGTTGAGCTAGGCAACCTTTTTTGTTCGATTTCGGAACTGAGTATTTCTGCGACAGCGTCGCGACGGTAGGATGCAATATGGCCGACACGGATGAACAGCCCCAGACTCCAGACGCCTTTTTGAAAGGAGTGGCAGCGGCATTACAGGCCGACGAGGGCATCGATCTAGACCTAGCAAAGATTTTGTCGACCGAGATACTGATCGCCAAGGCGCCAGCTGACGCCGTTAGTCGTGCGAAAGCCGCCATAGTCGCGCTGGCAACGAAACGGGCGGCACCGCCGGAGTCCGTCGATGGCTGAGGCAACGTTCTCCATTCGCCGCCTGGAACTACGAGCCTTCCGAGCGTATCTTGCCCCCGCTCAGTTCGACTTTGGCGAGAAGAAGTGCCTCGCCATCTTGGGGCCGAACCGGCACGGCAAAACCAGCATGATTGACGGGCTGGAATTCTTGTTTTCGGACGACGGCACCTTGGAACGCTTGGGAAGCCGTACCGCTCAGACCAAGGCTGGGCCGATAGCCCTAGCGCACAACGGCGCCGAGGCGGCCAAAGTGAAGCCGGAGGTGTTGATCGAACTGCTTCAGGTCGGAAAGACCACTAAGGCCGCACGCGCGGCCTCCGGAAGCAAGCGGCCCCGCCCGGCCGAGATCACCGCCTTGAAGACAGCGTTGGTGGTCGACCCGATCATCCGGGGCTATAACCTGCGCTTCTTCGTGGAACAACAGACACCGGAGGACCGCTACACGTCGGTGGCGGCGTGGCTAAAACTCAGCCCCTTGGTGGAAGTCCAGAAGAATCTGCGAGCGCTTCGCACCACGGTGAAATCGGAAGCCGAAGACACGAAGTCGGTCGAGCGGTTGAACGCGGCGTTGAAGAAGGCAACCGACAGCGCCGTGTCGGCATGGAATGAAGCGGCGGTCGTTGTTTACATCAACACCATGCAGCTCGCACCGCTGGATAAAACGCTGACCATGGAAGCCATTGTTGCAGACGATGCAGGCTACAATGCTTTGGTCGAGAGAGTCGCCGCTGAGGAAAAGCAGCTTGGTTTGTCCGCGCTCAAGCAGATCAAGAGCGCGGCGGAAAAGCTGTACCAGGCGGACGATGAAGCTGCGGGTGCGGCGCTGACGGGGCTGATACCGGACTTTGAAACCGCCACGACGAAAGCGGCCGAGGCCGGAATAAGGGAACAGGAAGAGCGTGGCATCGCCAAAGATGTGATCTTCAAGTCCGCCTGGGAGGCCGCCAAACCGCTATTCGAAAGCGACAAGCCACCTGAAACCTGTCCAATCTGCGAAACGCCCATTGCAAAGAGCGCGGCTGGAAGCCCGTCGATCATCCAACAGCATATCAGCGCCCATCTCGCGGACCTCACCGCCTATGCGAGCGCGAACAGTGCCTTGGAAAAGGCAAAAAGCGCTCTCGGGAAAATCAAAGATCGCATGGAGGCGTCGCTAGAGATGCTAATCGAACTGTGTGCGGAAACGCACCCGATAACCATGCAGACGCTTAAGGATTATCGGGGAGCGGTCAATATTTGGACGGAGGGCGCGACGCCAGATTCGGCCCCTGCACGAGCGCAATTATTGGAGATGCAGGTTGAGCTGAAAACAACAATCGACGAAATCGAGGCACGACAAGGCGACCATACCTTCGCAAAGGCCAAGGCAAAAGTTGACGCGTTGATTGAGCTTGCCGCGGAGTTTCGCCAGGCCGCCCGTGTCACCGACGAGCTGGGCACGCTCTCCGCGGACCTGACGGCACAGGCGGCCCAGGTCTCAGCGGCGATCCGGGCGAAGGTGCAAGCCCTTCTCGACCTTCTGCAAAAGCCGATGAACGAGATTTTTGCCCTGATC contains these protein-coding regions:
- a CDS encoding helix-turn-helix transcriptional regulator codes for the protein MKEQIRIRGTAVALLRKKHSRFSRQKILAHEVAISERTLRKIEKGNNLWDKDLAIRIAITLGRTLDDIVFSAVGPKLIPTPPLIPLTAPTISRLCGKQLYPRFDKDSATLVGSADALFESARRAEVVKVEVHIELDAELTGHADELIALSREVSRETHPCFMEQEDPRTAEVRQRMRWLLVQLKGNDVLAYVCEHTKYLPESDEVAPRGKCRDFQSQVIIAFAPPQEWSETSVEVDVDHGQPYIIDWDTPIHLEQSNPAQPTG
- the qatB gene encoding Qat anti-phage system associated protein QatB is translated as MGTSSAYGGAGGGTPLIPSWLQGDGDGGADNGAGDGDGAQPSLPDGSPSAPPPAPAPRPTVPAGASDRFTSARTNFTRFVSSGGSDRRSLGRAVSQYVSKSAGGSRQAAQRMGSSRGAGAGLVRFLNDASANGVREALRTLNLESLAGRPIEEVFAGLADYICPEGGSIDEGIARDAFVETIADLADAGITDIDALTPGQIQTVFELYATHAIEARICNDIGTKVVILPADPRTAERVQAQLRDFIQRGVSDAINAAGVNIQSLTPDAVMGFVTGVYQSAFEVLETMGDKEAAK
- a CDS encoding Shedu immune nuclease family protein; its protein translation is MSDDEERKFFELRKEGKTYLSKVFTHGAINPQRRRLAHTVFEGTERAVLGEVEGALCLRLSGDQRKTQVTALISQDDAAIKRVTLQTFKSRAGDWYQGYEKDAFTFRPDEFEKLLEFLNRIKFIDLSNEDRFQVEDISVAAGPKIITDAADRALINRIKKLDGAEREHLFRSLHADLTPKEINLLLGRRQALEEFEAQIGKGEWAEAAWQDFFEMQSWVFGYGLDYRVMRLFNREMVVGAAGTDNRNKPIVDYLMTFTDYTVLVEIKRPDTPIFQSRRPGRAGTWRFSSDFVDAVSQVLEQKAEWLSTAQSGDHFDKSGTRRLEARTRDTKTILVIGNRAEFDQPDNLRDATVKRDTFELFRRDTRALEILTFDELLDRARFITKD
- the qatD gene encoding Qat anti-phage system TatD family nuclease QatD, coding for MRSGLVDFHCHLDLYPDHAAAVERCERDGVFTLAVTTTPKAWPRNHELASATRHVRAALGLHPQLVAERAHEIGLWEELLPRTRYVGEVGLDAGPRFYRSLDTQKEIFARVLTLCAAAGNKIVTTHSVRATKAVLDMIEQYMPPTRGRVVLHWFTGTAAEAKRAVDLGCHFSVNAEMLINEKRAAITKTLPLDRVLTETDGPFTQTGARPTRPSDVWIAVEALARLHAMPPADMSVAIMRNLKSLLEQA
- the qatA gene encoding Qat anti-phage system ATPase QatA, yielding MILTDNETKVDLLNNEAIAKTIIELLREKPERAVTIGVHGDWGAGKSSILEMIESGLSSDEDVLCIKFNGWRFQGFEDAKIALIEGIVTGLVGKRPMLTQAGMAVKDIFRRIDWLKIARHGGGLAFTAFTGIPTADQVGAVVGTLKGIYADPSKLATKENYDKAIDGVQGLLRPGESKNVPEEIEAFRKAFDDLLEQAGVKQLIVLIDDLDRCLPDTAIETLEAVRLFVFTARTAFIVAADEAMIEYSVRKHFPELPDTTGPRDYARNYLEKLIQIPFRIPALGETETRIYVTLLLVGAELGEDDPAYSALITVARELLKRPWQTVGLDAQTVKTALGDKAGQVQNALTLSDQIGPILASGTQGNPRQIKRFLNTLLLRHQTALARGFGDEVKLPVLAKLMLAERFLSRLFDQIASAAARNPDGRCEDLAALEAVASEEKPTPKTRRTGPKIRSTDDAKATAVPDSKDSAILTEWKAADAIRAWARLSPALANVDLRPYLFVTKDRKDYFGAASVLGRLAAVVDKLLGPKLLVQAFDGELRQLVPAEAAQVFEELRGRVMGGDAFDTAPPGMDGLAVLVRAHPTLQANLLDLLEALPADRCGPWPASGWEGVIKDSDAMARFDKLLQGWSTSGSSVLKTTAGVARRTRKGAR
- a CDS encoding AAA family ATPase, encoding MAEATFSIRRLELRAFRAYLAPAQFDFGEKKCLAILGPNRHGKTSMIDGLEFLFSDDGTLERLGSRTAQTKAGPIALAHNGAEAAKVKPEVLIELLQVGKTTKAARAASGSKRPRPAEITALKTALVVDPIIRGYNLRFFVEQQTPEDRYTSVAAWLKLSPLVEVQKNLRALRTTVKSEAEDTKSVERLNAALKKATDSAVSAWNEAAVVVYINTMQLAPLDKTLTMEAIVADDAGYNALVERVAAEEKQLGLSALKQIKSAAEKLYQADDEAAGAALTGLIPDFETATTKAAEAGIREQEERGIAKDVIFKSAWEAAKPLFESDKPPETCPICETPIAKSAAGSPSIIQQHISAHLADLTAYASANSALEKAKSALGKIKDRMEASLEMLIELCAETHPITMQTLKDYRGAVNIWTEGATPDSAPARAQLLEMQVELKTTIDEIEARQGDHTFAKAKAKVDALIELAAEFRQAARVTDELGTLSADLTAQAAQVSAAIRAKVQALLDLLQKPMNEIFALIQGGDAPPVRLELPKEDETNQHRLALLVDFAKNRLGVQPSGYFSDSQIHSVALALRLAAILAFNSRAPIVILDDIVTSYDVDHRRSIVQMLAQKFAKHQVVITTHDERFFHYLKDILVDKDWKYRRITGLDPSFGPRFSDHKVTDEMIEARWANGDSAANEMRQSEEEFLLTLARDFGVNVRIRPLERPYNYDRSELASSIAAFLKSRDLTPPLVPGVNNRFLNSLQKGAVENFGSHFSDDPGAYSSIGDEKARWAELGQFRSYFVCPKCGGTRFQRPIQVSKPLCAAEKCEAQFAFPETEASTAATA
- the qatC gene encoding Qat anti-phage system QueC-like protein QatC, which gives rise to MRRHVIIGRFGPDDKTRVPKARDEIASTLQLVANNRLDHGIGRALADLKALHLTPSEIGADFLVVAAHVHAADTRLSRSTESQDAWTRELRLVVPVSDPARWTAAAPILVRALNFLTGDRWDVGFRKRAKGYAKLIPSAAPDLIPAPFDGVSLFSGGLDSLIGAIDSLSAGETPLLVSHAGEGLVSKSQERCFEGLKAAYKTSAFDRLRVWMTFDTGLVEGVGSEDTTRGRSFLFFSLGIAAGTALGRDFVLKVPENGLIALNVPLDRLRLGALSTRTTHPFYMARWNDLLRALGVGGEVENPYWDKTKGEMVAQCANPALLKQLAPLSLSCSSPTKGRWTKKPQGHCGYCLPCLIRRASLQGQDSTVYSVPDLKAATLDTRQAEGQQVRSFQIAIARLSKRPELAKALIHKPGPLYDDPSRHDALADVYRRGLEEVGGLLTGVRAAPS